The Lichenihabitans psoromatis genome contains a region encoding:
- a CDS encoding thiol-disulfide oxidoreductase DCC family protein, which produces MHHLPTMEKVTVWYDGSCPLCRREIVLMHRLDTRSAIDFIDLESQDAACPLDKADLLARFHALENGQLLSGAAAFAAMWRAIPRLRLLGLAARQPVVLFALERLYRIFLRVRPRLQRLVTRLDAAAAAHRPQTPAT; this is translated from the coding sequence ATGCACCATCTCCCAACCATGGAAAAAGTAACAGTCTGGTATGACGGCAGCTGCCCGCTATGTCGGCGCGAGATCGTGCTGATGCATCGGCTCGACACGCGCTCGGCGATCGATTTTATCGATCTTGAGAGTCAAGATGCGGCTTGCCCGCTCGACAAAGCTGATCTGCTGGCCCGTTTTCATGCCTTGGAAAACGGCCAACTGCTGTCCGGTGCGGCCGCCTTCGCGGCCATGTGGCGAGCCATCCCGCGGCTGAGGCTTCTCGGGCTTGCGGCACGCCAGCCGGTCGTGCTGTTTGCGCTGGAGCGGCTCTACCGGATCTTCCTCCGCGTTCGGCCACGACTACAACGACTTGTCACGCGTCTCGACGCAGCCGCAGCCGCACACCGGCCGCAGACACCCGCGACTTAA
- a CDS encoding glycosyltransferase translates to MLTIVCMKWGQTFLAEHVNGLYRGVTRHLKEPFRFVCLTDDAAGLSAGIDARPIPDLGLPPERWTSGCWPKLSVFMPGLFDDASLVMYIDLDVVILGSLSIFVDRARTIPGLHILKEWNPMLWSILPAALRPDRGAQGSLFAWVPNQQHIIFNRFMADQEAAYAVGHTDQGFIGLAANTKHYWPSDWTVSFKRSCVWYYPLNLVFRRIREPKHARIVVFHGSPRPWDLLGDRTTRWGTSRKFGFGPVPWVQRYWAADAPTETRSFITKANDGSASAGYRRLKRSRS, encoded by the coding sequence ATGCTGACGATCGTCTGTATGAAATGGGGTCAGACCTTCCTGGCCGAACACGTCAATGGTTTGTATCGGGGCGTTACGCGACATCTCAAGGAGCCCTTCCGGTTCGTTTGCCTCACGGATGATGCGGCCGGATTATCGGCTGGGATCGATGCCCGTCCAATTCCCGACCTCGGGCTGCCGCCCGAACGCTGGACATCTGGGTGCTGGCCCAAGCTGTCGGTGTTTATGCCCGGTCTCTTCGATGATGCCAGCCTCGTGATGTATATCGATCTCGACGTGGTGATCCTCGGCTCGCTCAGCATCTTCGTCGATCGGGCGCGTACGATCCCTGGCCTTCACATCCTGAAGGAATGGAACCCGATGCTCTGGAGCATCCTGCCTGCCGCGCTCAGGCCCGACCGGGGAGCACAGGGGTCTCTCTTCGCCTGGGTCCCGAACCAGCAGCATATCATCTTCAACCGCTTCATGGCCGATCAGGAAGCTGCCTATGCGGTCGGCCACACCGATCAGGGCTTCATCGGTCTTGCGGCGAACACCAAGCATTATTGGCCGAGCGACTGGACCGTCAGCTTCAAACGGAGTTGCGTTTGGTATTATCCGTTGAATTTGGTCTTTCGCCGCATCCGAGAGCCGAAGCATGCGCGGATCGTGGTCTTCCACGGCTCTCCGCGTCCCTGGGATCTTCTGGGCGACCGCACAACGCGCTGGGGCACGTCCCGGAAATTCGGATTTGGTCCCGTGCCGTGGGTCCAGCGCTATTGGGCCGCAGACGCACCGACGGAAACGCGATCATTTATAACAAAGGCAAATGACGGCTCCGCGTCGGCAGGGTACCGGCGACTAAAGCGGAGCCGATCATGA